CGTCAGGCCGTTCCCCAGTTGTTCATGCCGGGAAAAAGCCTTCTGCTCACCAATGAACTGCTGAGCATTATCAGGGGCATCACAACAGGGGGCAGCAGTCTTTATTACTATGCTACGGCCTTTGACCCGCCGGTGGACATGCTACAATCCTATGGGGTCGATATCCGCAAAGAAATTGATGTGGTTCGATCCGAACTGCCCATCGGTAAACTTTCCGATGATCTGATTGGCCCCATGGCAAAACGGATCATGCAGAGTGCTTGCGACTTAAACTATCAGTGGCATAAACTTCCCAAATTCATATACCAGGACAAATGCCGGGCCGATTGTGACAAATGTACGTGGGGTTGTCCCTACGGCGCCAAATGGAACACCCGCATGTTTGTTGAAGAGGCAGTGAGAAACGGGGCGACGCTGATCAATGAGGCCAAAGTGGACAGGGTCATTCAGAACAACGGCAAGGCCATTGGGGTTCAATATCGTAAAAAGGGAAAAATGAGTCATGTTTACGCACCGCTAGTTATTCTGTCGGCCGGCGGAATGGGAACCCCGAAGATATTGCGCCGCTGCGGCATCGGCCGGGCCGGGTATGATTTTTTTTATGACCCTGTCATTTCTGTCCTGGGGGTGGTTGATGATATTCAGGGGGGAAAGGAAGTCCCCATGGTCTATGGGGTCCATATGGAAGACGAGGGATACCTGTTGGCGGACATGACCTTTCCCTGGGCCTTTCACGCCCTTAGCGCGGCACAAGTCTTCAAATTTCCGAAAATATTTGCCCATGCGAAAATATTACAGATCATGATCAAGATTCGAGAAGATTTGGGGGGGAGCCTGACAGAATACGGGGTTGTGAGAAAACGCTTGACCCAAAATGACAAAAAGAAGTTCGCCAGTGGTTATCAT
This Desulfobacterales bacterium DNA region includes the following protein-coding sequences:
- a CDS encoding GMC family oxidoreductase translates to MKVTQKEVDAIVVGSGPGGATVAKELTQSGKRVLILEWGNNAPVKGTARQAVPQLFMPGKSLLLTNELLSIIRGITTGGSSLYYYATAFDPPVDMLQSYGVDIRKEIDVVRSELPIGKLSDDLIGPMAKRIMQSACDLNYQWHKLPKFIYQDKCRADCDKCTWGCPYGAKWNTRMFVEEAVRNGATLINEAKVDRVIQNNGKAIGVQYRKKGKMSHVYAPLVILSAGGMGTPKILRRCGIGRAGYDFFYDPVISVLGVVDDIQGGKEVPMVYGVHMEDEGYLLADMTFPWAFHALSAAQVFKFPKIFAHAKILQIMIKIREDLGGSLTEYGVVRKRLTQNDKKKFASGYHRAKAILENAGAKDIYKSWYSAGHPGGTAKIGDVVDRNLMTEIDNLYVCDNSVIPEALGLPPTFTLVCLAKRLAKHLVPRK